One Saimiri boliviensis isolate mSaiBol1 chromosome 5, mSaiBol1.pri, whole genome shotgun sequence genomic window carries:
- the IRS1 gene encoding insulin receptor substrate 1: MASPPESEGFSDVRKVGYLRKPKSMHKRFFVLRAASEAGGPARLEYYENEKKWRHKSSAPKRSIPLESCFNINKRADSKNKHLVALYTRDEHFAIAADNEAEQDSWYQALLQLHNRAKGHHDGTAALGAGGGGSSCSGSSGVGEAGEDLSYGDGPPGPTFKEVWQVILKPKGLGQTKNLIGIYRLCLTSKTISFVKLNSEVAAVVLQLMNIRRCGHSENFFFIEVGRSAVTGPGEFWMQVDDSVVAQNMHETILEAMRAMSDEFRPRSKSQSSSNCSNPISVPLRRHHLNNLPPSQVGLTRRSRTESITATSPASMVGGKPGSFRVRASSDGEGTMSRPASVDGSPVSPSTNRTHAHRHRGSARLHPPLNHSRSIPMPASRCSPSATSPVSLSSSSTSGHGSTSDCLFPRRSSASVSGSPSDGGFVSSDEYGSSPCDFRSSFRSVTPDSVGHTPPARGEEELSNYICMGGKGPSTLTAPNGHYILSRGGNGHRYTPGTGLGTSPALAGDEAASAADLDNRFRKRTHSAGTSPSISHQKTPSQSSVASIEEYTEMMPVYPPGGGSGGRLPGHRHSAFVPTHSYPEEGLEMHLLERRGGHHRPESSTLHSDDGYMPMSPGVAPVPSSRKGSGDYMPMSPKSVSAPQQIINPIRRHPQRVDPNGYMMMSPSSSYSPDIGGGPGSSSSRAVPSGSSYGKLWTNGVGGHHAHVLPHPKPPVESSSGKLLPCTGDYMNMSPVGDSNTSSPSDCYYGPEDPQHKPVLSYYSLPRSFKHTQLPGELEEGARHQHLRLSASSGRLLYAATVEDSSSSTSSDSLGGGYCGARMEPSLPHSHHQVLQPHLPRKVDSAAQTNSRLARPTRLSLGDPKASTLPRAGEQQQQQQQQQPLLHPPEPKSPGEYVNIEFGSDQPGYLSGPVASHSSPSVRCPSQLQPAPREEETGTEEYMKMDLRPGRRAAWQESTGVEVGRVGPAPSGAASICRPTRAVPSSRGDYMTMQMGCPRQSYVDTSPVAPVSYADMRTGIAAEEVSLPRATMAAASSASAASASPAGPQGAAELAAQSSLLGEPQGPGGMSAFTPVNLSPNRNQSAKVIRADAQGCRRRHSSETFSSTPSATRVGNTVPFGAGAAGGGSGGSSSSKDVKRHSSASFENVWLRPGELGGAPKEPAQLCGAAGDLENGLNYIDLDLVKDIKQCPQERTPQPQPPPPPSPPSHQPLGSGENSSTPRSSEDLSTYASISFQKQPEDRQ; the protein is encoded by the coding sequence ATGGCGAGCCCTCCGGAGAGCGAGGGCTTCTCGGACGTGCGCAAGGTGGGCTACCTGCGCAAACCCAAGAGCATGCACAAACGCTTCTTCGTACTGCGCGCGGCCAGCGAGGCTGGGGGCCCGGCGCGCCTCGAGTACTACGAGAACGAGAAGAAGTGGCGGCACAAGTCGAGCGCCCCCAAACGCTCGATCCCCCTTGAGAGCTGCTTCAACATCAACAAGCGTGCTGACTCCAAGAACAAGCACCTGGTGGCTCTCTACACCCGGGACGAGCACTTTGCCATCGCGGCGGACAACGAGGCCGAACAAGACAGCTGGTACCAGGCTCTCCTGCAGCTGCACAACCGCGCCAAGGGCCACCACGATGGAACTGCGGCCCTCGGGGCGGGAGGCGGCGGGAGCAGCTGCAGCGGCAGCTCGGGAGTTGGTGAGGCTGGGGAGGACCTGAGCTACGGGGACGGGCCCCCAGGACCCACATTCAAAGAGGTCTGGCAGGTGATCCTGAAGCCCAAGGGCCTGGGTCAGACAAAGAACCTGATTGGTATCTACCGCCTCTGCCTGACAAGCAAGACCATCAGCTTCGTGAAGCTGAACTCGGAGGTAGCGGCTGTGGTGCTGCAGCTGATGAACATCAGGCGCTGCGGCCACTCGGAGAACTTCTTCTTTATCGAGGTGGGTCGTTCTGCCGTGACGGGGCCCGGGGAATTCTGGATGCAGGTGGATGACTCCGTGGTGGCCCAGAACATGCACGAAACCATCCTGGAGGCCATGCGGGCCATGAGCGATGAGTTCCGTCCTCGCAGCAAGAGCCAGTCCTCGTCCAATTGCTCTAACCCCATCAGCGTCCCCCTGCGCCGGCACCATCTCAACAACCTCCCGCCCAGCCAGGTGGGGCTGACCCGCCGATCACGCACCGAGAGCATCACCGCCACCTCCCCGGCCAGCATGGTGGGTGGGAAGCCAGGCTCCTTCCGTGTCCGCGCCTCCAGCGACGGTGAAGGCACCATGTCCCGCCCGGCCTCGGTGGACGGCAGCCCTGTGAGTCCCAGCACCAACAGAACCCACGCCCACCGGCATCGGGGCAGCGCGCGGCTGCACCCCCCGCTCAACCACAGCCGCTCCATCCCCATGCCAGCTTCCCGCTGCTCGCCTTCGGCCACCAGCCCGGTCAGTCTGTCATCCAGCAGCACCAGTGGCCATGGCTCCACCTCAGATTGTCTCTTCCCACGGCGGTCTAGTGCTTCGGTGTCTGGTTCCCCCAGCGATGGCGGTTTCGTCTCCTCGGATGAGTATGGCTCCAGTCCCTGCGATTTCCGGAGTTCCTTCCGCAGTGTCACTCCGGATTCCGTGGGTCACACCCCACCGGCCCGCGGTGAGGAGGAGCTGAGCAACTATATCTGCATGGGCGGCAAGGGGCCCTCCACCCTGACCGCCCCCAACGGTCACTATATTTTGTCTCGGGGTGGCAATGGCCACCGCTACACCCCAGGAACAGGCTTGGGCACGAGTCCAGCCTTGGCTGGGGATGAAGCAGCCAGTGCTGCCGATCTGGATAATCGGTTCCGAAAGAGAACTCACTCGGCAGGCACATCCCCTTCCATTTCCCACCAGAAGACCCCGTCTCAGTCCTCAGTGGCTTCCATTGAGGAGTATACAGAGATGATGCCTGTCTACCCACCAGGAGGTGGCAGTGGAGGCCGACTGCCGGGACACAGGCACTCCGCCTTCGTGCCCACCCATTCCTACCCTGAGGAGGGTCTGGAAATGCACCTCTTGGAGCGTCGGGGGGGCCACCATCGCCCAGAAAGCTCCACCCTCCACAGTGATGATGGCTACATGCCCATGTCCCCAGGGGTGGCCCCAGTGCCCAGCAGCCGAAAGGGCAGTGGAGACTATATGCCCATGAGCCCCAAGAGCGTGTCTGCCCCACAGCAGATCATCAACCCCATCAGACGCCATCCCCAGAGAGTGGACCCCAATGGCTACATGATGATGTCCCCCAGCAGCAGCTACTCCCCTGACATTGGAGGTGgccctggcagcagcagcagcagggctgTCCCTTCTGGGAGCAGCTATGGAAAGCTGTGGACAAACGGGGTAGGGGGCCACCACGCTCATGTCTTGCCTCACCCCAAACCCCCTGTGGAAAGCAGCAGTGGCAAGCTCTTGCCTTGTACAGGTGACTACATGAACATGTCGCCAGTGGGGGACTCCAACACCAGCAGCCCCTCTGACTGCTACTACGGCCCTGAGGACCCCCAGCACAAGCCAGTCCTCTCCTACTACTCATTGCCAAGATCCTTTAAGCACACCCAGCTCCCTGGGGAGCTGGAGGAGGGTGCCCGACATCAGCACCTTCGCCTTTCCGCTAGCTCTGGTCGCCTTCTCTATGCTGCAACAGTGGAAGAttcttcctcctccaccagcAGCGATAGCCTGGGTGGGGGATATTGTGGGGCTAGGATGGAGCCCAGCCTTCCACATTCCCACCATCAGGTTCTGCAGCCTCATCTGCCTCGAAAGGTGGACTCAGCTGCTCAGACCAATAGCCGCCTGGCCCGGCCCACGAGGCTGTCCCTGGGGGATCCCAAGGCCAGCACCTTACCTCgggctggagagcagcagcagcagcagcagcagcagcagcccctgcTGCACCCTCCGGAGCCCAAGAGCCCAGGGGAATATGTGAATATTGAATTTGGGAGTGATCAGCCTGGCTACTTGTCTGGCCCTGTGGCCTCCCACAGCTCACCTTCTGTCAGGTGTCCATCCCAACTCCAGCCAGCTCCCAGAGAGGAAGAGACTGGCACTGAGGAGTACATGAAGATGGACTTGAGGCCAGGCCGGAGGGCAGCCTGGCAGGAGAGCACTGGGGTTGAGGTGGGCAGAGTGGGCCCTGCACCTTCTGGGGCTGCTAGCATTTGCAGGCCTACCCGAGCAGTGCCCAGCAGCCGGGGTGACTACATGACCATGCAGATGGGTTGTCCCCGTCAGAGCTACGTGGACACCTCACCAGTTGCCCCTGTGAGCTATGCTGACATGCGGACAGGCATTGCTGCAGAGGAGGTTAGCCTGCCCAGGGCCACCATGGctgctgcctcctcagcctcagcagcctctgcctcccctgctGGGCCTCAAGGGGCAGCAGAGCTGGCTGCCCAGTCATCCCTGCTGGGGGAACCGCAAGGACCTGGGGGCATGAGTGCCTTTACCCCGGTGAACCTCAGTCCTAACCGCAACCAGAGTGCCAAAGTGATCCGTGCAGACGCACAAGGGTGCCGGAGGAGGCATAGCTCCGAGACCTTCTCCTCAACACCCAGTGCCACCCGGGTGGGCAACACGGTGCCCTTTGGAGCAGGGGCAGCAGGAGGGGGCAGTGGcggtagcagcagcagcaaggaTGTAAAACGCCACAGCTCTGCTTCCTTTGAGAACGTGTGGCTGAGGCCTGGGGAGCTTGGGGGAGCCCCCAAGGAGCCAGCCCAACTGTGCGGGGCTGCCGGGGATTTGGAGAATGGTCTTAATTACATAGACCTGGATTTGGTCAAGGACATCAAACAATGCCCTCAGGAGCGAACCCCTCAACcacagcctcccccacccccatccccaccctctcATCAACCCCTGGGCAGCGGTGAGAACAGCTCCACCCCCCGCTCCAGTGAGGATTTAAGCACCTATGCCAGCATCAGTTTCCAGAAGCAGCCAGAGGACCGTCAGTAG